The genomic interval GTCCGATGTGGCAGCCGCACGAACCAATGCTTTTTTATCGTTGATCCAGTGAGTGATTGATTGCTCCAACAACTCACCGCTGGACATAATTTCGGAGGTGAGGGCCCGACGCGCATCACCCGTCAACGAAAAATAGCTGCTCAATGTCTGTACAAAACTGACCAGCAAAATTACCAATCCGGTGACCAGCAGCAACTTCGACCTGAGGGACAGCCCGCCGGAATCGCGCATATTCATTGTCATATTTATTCCTAGCTCAGCAACACCGGTGTGGTAAACCGGTTATGTGGAAAAATGGATAAAGAAATAACCCGTACATTGTATATCGACTGCTTCGATCCATTTTTTAATGATATTTCGCACCACCATCGTACGATTCCTTTTTTGCTGGATAATCCAAATCGTACCGTCTTACACAAAACCCCTTTCATTCTTCGCCTCCCGGTTCGCTCCATATCTGCACAAAAATGGACCGCGGTGAAAAGCAAGATCCCCATCGGCATGCATCAACCATCACCTCGGTTCCATTCTTTTCGCATATAGATTTGTTCACGTCTCAAATGGACTCATTTTTGCTTTCCAAGACTGAGACAATCGATCAGATGATCGACTCTTAATAGATGGAGAAGTGCGATGAGTTTTTGGGGGACATTCAAAACACCCCACAGTCTCTTCGACGGTATTCGCATGCCTGCCAATGGCTTCATCAGCTCTCACGCAAACGCGATAAACGATCACATTTTCCATGACTGAAGTGCTGTCATAAGGACATCCGTTCAATGCCCATAATACTCAAAAAATATGTCAAAACGGTTGAAGCCGTTAACCGCGTGGTAGGCCGCATGGCCATGTATATCATCTTCGTCATGATCGGCATTTTGCTGTACTCATCCATTACTCAGGCGTTTTTTGTGCCACCGATGTGGACCCTGGAAATGGCTCAGTTCACCATGGTTGCCTACTACCTGCTTGGAGGAGCCTACTCCATGCAACTGGGTGATCATGTGCGCATGGACCTGATATATGGCCGCTGGTCGGACCGAACCAAAGCCTGGGTCGATACCTTCACCATACTATTTCTCGTTTTCTATCTGGTCATGTTGTTAGTCGGAGGCTGGTCCAGCACCTCGTATGCACTGGAATATGGAGAGCGCAGTTACTCCTCATGGCGGCCATATATGGCACCCATAAAAATCATTGCCTGTATTGGAATTTTTCTCATGCTGCTGCAGGCCATCGCCGAGTTTTTTAAAGATATCGCCCGAATCAGGGGAGAACAGATTTAATGAGTTATGAAATGATCGCATTGCTCATGTTTGCATCCATGATGCTCATGATGATGACCGGACAAAGAGTGTTTGCCGCCATTGGTTTCGTTGCAGTGGTGGCGGCACTATCCATGTGGGGTACCGGCGGCTCAGAAATGGGGTTTTCCGCTGCCATGAAATTAATGAAATGGTATCCCCTGCTGACTCTGCCCTTGTTCATCTACATGGGTTTTATGTTATCGGAATCAGGTATCGCTAATGACCTCTATGACATGTTTCACGTGTGGTTTGGTTCATTACGGGGTGGCCTGGCTATCGGCACCATTATATTGATGGTCGTGGTCTCGGCAATGAACGGGCTCAGTGTGGCCGGCATGGCGATTGGTGCCACCATTGCCATGCCGGAACTGTTACGCCGCGGTTACGATAAAATCATGGTGACCGGTGTCATTCAGGCCGGCAGCTCGCTTGGCATTCTGGTACCTCCCAGCGTGGTACTGGTGCTCTATGGCATGATCGCCCGTCAACCCGTCAGTCAGCTGTGGATGGCCGGAGTATTCCCTGGCCTGATCATGGCTTCCATGTTCGTGATTTATGTTGTGATACGCTGTCGTATTCAGCCGGAACTGGGGCCGGTACTGGATTCAGAAGAACGTGATATTCCTCTGTCCAAAAAACTTTCGTTATTAAAAGCTGGCATTTTACCGTTACTGATATTTTTTCTGATGACCGGTTTGTTTCTGATGGGCATCACCAGTCTGGTGGAAAGCTCTGCAGTCGGAGCGGTGGCAGCCACCGTCGCCGCACTCATTAAACGTCGCCTGACACGTCAGGTCATGGAGGATACCTTGCGCAAAACCCTGGGTATCAGCTGCATGTTCATGTGGATCATTCTGGCGGCCATGTGTTTTGGTTCAGTGTTCGATGGTCTTGGTGCAGTACGAGCCATCAAGAGCCTGTTTCTGGAACAGCTCGGACTGAGCCCCTGGGAAGTGCTGATCCTGATGCAGCTCTCTTTTATTATCATGGGAACTTTTTTGGACGATACCGCCATGCTGGTCATCGTCGCACCGTTGTACATACCGCTGGTGGCCGCCATGAATTTCAATCTGATCTGGTATGGCGTGCTCTACACCATCACCTGCCAGATCGCCTATATGACACCGCCATTTGGCTACAACCTGTTTCTGATGAAAGCCATGGCTCCGGCGCAGGTAGAACTCAAGGACATTTACCAGTCAGTCACCCCATTTGTGGCCATCATGATTCTCGCTTTAATGCTGATCATGGTGTTCCCGCAACTGGCGCTGTGGCTACCAACCCAATATTACGGCGGATAACCGTGATGAGTTCAGGCAGTCGCTGATGAGAGATCATCGGCATCTATTAATTAAGGGGAATCGAAAATGACGAACAGACGCAACTTTCTTAAAAAAGCAGGCGTTGTGGGAGCCGCCACCGCCATCGGTGCACCGGCCATTAAAGCCTCACCCAGCAAAATCAAATGGCGCTTTCAGACCTATGCCGGACCGGCACTGGCAGAATTCGTGATCAAACCTTCCATCGACGCCTTCAATAAAGTCGCCAATGGTGAAATGGAAATAGAACTGTTTTATGCCGACCAGCTGGTACCGACCGGGGAACTGTTCCGGGCCATGCAGAAAGGCACCATCGATGCCGTGCAGTCAGACGATGACTCCATCGCTGCACCGGTGGATATTTCTGTCTTTGGCGGCTACTTTCCGTTTGCCACCCGCTACAGCCTGGATGTTCCGGTACTGTTTGAACAATACGGACTAAAGCAGATCTGGGAAGAAGCCTACAGTGAAGTAAAAGGCGTTACCTGGCTGGGTGCCGGTGCCTGGGACCCCTGTAACTTTGCCACCAAAGATCCCATCAACAGCCTCGAAGACCTCAAAGGCAAACGCATCTTCACATTCCCAACCGCCGGCCGATTCCTGTCACGCTTTGGCGTGGTACCGGTCACCCTGCCCTGGGAAGATGCCGAAGTGGCCTTACAGACTGGTGAACTGGATGGCCTGGCGTGGTCCGGTATCACTGAAGACTATACCTCCGGCTGGGCTAACGCGACCAACTACTTCCTGACCAACAATATCTCCGGCGCGTGGATCGGTTCGTATTTTGCCAATAGCAAAAGCTGGGATGCTCTGCCGGAAGACCTGCAAACCCTGTTCAAACTGTGTATGAACAGCTCGCATTATCACCGTCAACACTGGTACTGGGGTGGTGAAGCAAAACTCCGAACCGAAGGCACCAAAATGAAACTTACCACCATCGCCGATGCCGAATGGGCCAAGGTGGAAGCCGAAGCGCACAAATTCTGGGATGAAGTAGCCAAGACCAGTGACCGCTGCGCCAGGGTGGTTAAAATTCTCAAGGAATATAACGCCGCCATGGACAAAGCCGGTCCGCCATACCGTTATTCCTGAGGTCCTAAGCAACCTCTGAAAAATGGCCTGTTTTCGCGCAGGACGTTGTCAGCGCCAGTCTCACATCCTCATTTACGCCAGTAAACTGCGGTGTTGCGACTGGTGCTTCCTGGCCTGCATTAAAACTATTCCTATTTTTCAGAGGCCCCCTGACTCACGTCCGCCCGGACGTGAGCGTTTTTGCAGCCGAGTGCTATAACCGCAGCAGGTTGTCAGTTAATATGCTGACCAGACAGAGAGATATTGATATCCAATGGAGTCTGCTTTGCATACAAACAATACCGTTCCGCCCCAACACCCCTCGCAGCATCATTCCACCATCATTATTGCCACGCTGTTATTACTATTGGCCGGTGAAATCTTATTTATCAGCCAGACCTTTGATGCCTACCTGTTATTCAAACGACAGAACCTCAGTCTCTGGCAGGAAATCTTCGGTCAGCTGGGCCGGTTTGCCAAAGTTCTGACCTTAACTATCGTACTGGTCATCATCCAATTAAAAGCACGTCTGCCGGAATACTGGCAGCAGCTCAATGAACAGTTTTCCGGCAGAACACTGCTCTATTCTCTCCCCCTGCACGGACTCAGTTATGCCGCGCTGCTGTACTTCTGCAGCCGACTGTTTACCGGACTGGATCAATCCATCGGTAACATCGACTACTTCGGCTGGTTGTTCACAGCAGCGTTTACCTTTGGGTTCTGGCTCATGAGTATCTGCCGGTTCGGCTTTGTGATGCAATTTCTCAAACAGGAAAAATACCCACTGCTGATTGCCATCACCATCAGCCTAATGGTATGGCTGTTCACCACCGGAACATCTGCGTTGTGGGACCCACTCAGCGAAGGTACTTTTACCCTTTCGGCCATCTGGCTGGCCTTGTTCAATCCCGACCTTGTGGTCGTCTATCCGAATGCCAAAATCCTCGGTCTCGGAGACTTTGTCGTCAATATTGCCGCCGCCTGCTCCGGTTATGAGGGTATCGGCCTGATCACCGCCTTCACCGGCATCTATCTTTATCTGCATAAAGGTGAATTCCGTTACCCACACAGCCTGCTGCTGTTCCCGCTGGGTATTACCGTTATATGGCTGCTAAACAGTGTCCGTATCGCACTGTTGGTCTGGGTGGGATACTACTGGTCAAAAGACATCGCCGTAGGTGGATTTCATTCTCAGGCCGGCTGGATCATGTTTATTCTGACCTCCTTGTTGCTGCTGTGGGTGGCCGGCTCCATCCGTTATTTTCGTTATCCGACAGCCAGAGCGGTTAAGACCGTCAGCACCGACAACGTCCCGGTTGCGACACTGATGCCCATGATCGTACTGCTGGCGGTCTCAATTCTGACCAGTGCATTTATTTCCGATTTCGACTGGCTTTACCCGCTGCGGGTCATTGCCGTGGTCATTGTGCTTGTCAAGTACTGGTCCAGACTGAGTCTGCTTCCTTATCGTCCCGGTTGGGAACCGCTGGCAGCAGGAATACTGGTGGCCATACTCTGGGTACTGCTGGTACCACAGAACCCGGAATACAACAACACCTTCCAAACCGCCCTGGACAACAGTTCCAATGGTATCGCCTGGGGTTGGTTATTGATTCGTTTTCTGGGCGCAGCAGTGACCGTCCCCATCGCCGAAGAACTGGCTTTCAGAGCCTATCTGCTGTGTCGACTGTCCCGTTCAGAAGTCACACTTCGTGGCCAGATTAATATAACCTGGGTGGCCGTGGCTGTTTCATCACTGGCCTTCGGTGCATTACATGGTGCCTGGCTGGCAGGTACTTTAGCGGGTGTCATTTATGCGGTTGTCAGAATGCGCTCCGACTCCATCTCCGCTCCCATCGTGGCACACAGTCTGACTAATGCACTCTTGTTTGTAATAGCTCTGATAAGTGGTTATTGGGGGCTGATTTGAAGTTACTTGCGTTCAATATGACAGTGACAACACCTGAAGCTCGCTAAGAAACTTCTGAATAATGCTGCAGGATTTTCAGAATCAGGCAAAAAAGACACAAAACTGAGAGATGTTTTAAACCATGAACAGCAGGCTCCATTAACCCGGCAAGTATTTATGTCAGGTTAATAGTGTGATGCAGGGATGCACCGAGGAGTCGGTGTTTCGCGTAACACCGCCAGATTTCTTAGGGCGACAATTAAAGAGATCAGGACAATCAATTTAATTGCCAGGTTAATAGACGGAACGACAAATCGGTGATTGTTCAGAAACATCCTATTTTTCTGCATGTACAGACATGATCATAAAAATGTCACGAATGAAACTTACCTCACCAATATTTCCCACCAGGTGCATCACAATTTTTAACCAAATCTGGCCAAATCTATAAAATCATCATCACCTTTTTTGACATATGGGAAAGTGCCATATATACACCATTGTTATCCACCCGAGATGAAATTCAACTGGGATTCTCCGAAAAAATAGTGCTGGCTTTATCAAGATATTCAGAACACCTTCAAAAGTATGATTGCTGGACACATGCATACCAATATACCTTATATATAAAGAGCAATGAGAGAATAGTTATTACATGAAAAAATATTTGTGCCAGGCTAATAGGCAGACTCCATAAAATTTTTCACATACGATCCTCTCAGCCAAAGAAAAGCCATAATTAAAAAACCAGAAAACCCCCTGTTTTTTTTTAAATTCAAAACATTTTCACAGTAACACATTTAGTTTTTCAGCATACTTCCTGAAATCGGCATTCCAGACCCCACAATATTTATCTTAATAATCAAATTCATTTAACATCTTTATAAAAGTATTTTTCAAAATAAAAGACATGACACGCAAATAAATATCAGATCAATATACTTCCATTATCTTAAAACTTGCCTATATCTATTCAATAGAAATAAATTTTCCGTATATGTCTTATTAACATTTCCACCCCAAAAAAAACCTATGCTAGTATCACCCCAAAATGCCTTACTGAGTTTTTACTAACGAGGCCAATCATTTATCTACCCTCTTTAGTATTCAGATAATTTCATAAAGATCTGAAAAATTTCCACTACAGCAAAGGTTCCGTTATGGAGATCTCTACCACAGAAAGTTTTGATCGTTTAATCCCTCTTCATACTTCTCAAGAAAATGTGTATTTCGAACAATTACTATATCCGGAAGACCCGATTTACAACATCGCCTGTTACCAAGTACTTGATTCCGCCAATACACACAGAGAGAAATTGAAACATTGCTGGGAGACACTTCACGAGCACCTGGATGCCTTACAAATGGCATTTCATGAAGATGAAGAAGGTTATCTGTATCAAAATCCGGTTGAAGACAGAAACGCCATATTCCTGGAGAATGACTTTTCGTTACGAGAGAACCCCGAGGCCGAGGCCCTCAGATGGATGGAATCCCGACTTTCCATACCGATGGATTTTATGTCCGGCTACGTTTCAGAGTTAAGTTTATTAAAAGTATCTGACGACAAGCACTTCCTGTTTTTCCGCTTCCACCATATCGCTACAGATGGAATGGGTGTCCATATTTTTTTGGAATACTTTCATAAACTGTACGAAGACACCACCAACAACGATGATACTTTCTGGTTGAGATCCATCCCCGACTATAAAACCATCGCAGCTAACTCCAAAAACTATCTTGGCTCCAGCCGATATGAAAATGACAAAAACTATTGGCAGGAAAAGCTGAAGGGAATGGTGGTTACAAAACTGGAAAACTTCCATGATTCGAAAGGCAGTAACGAGGTCACGTACAAGCTTCCAAAGACACTTAGCGATTCAATGAAGCTTTTTTGTGAGCAACATAAAATCAGCTACCTTATTCTCCTTTCTTCTGTTATCAGCGTTTATTTTTCAAACCTTTTAAACCGCCCCGACATTGCGTTTGGTACTATCGTGCATGGCCGGGGAGATGCAAAAAGCAAGAAAACTGTTGGCATGTTCTCTAATACAGTATTAATAAAATGTGATATACCGGAAGGCTTAACTCTCAAACAGCTAACCGAACAACTGGGCAAAGAAATATCCAGCACACTGCGGCACAGTCGTTTTCCCTACAGTCACTTTACACGTCTTTCAAAAAAAACTGATCAGTCTTCGGCAGATATCATCATCAATTGTGAGACTTTTTCCTACAACCAAATGGAAGTCAATAAAAAGATTGAGACCTGTCATCTTGGCAATAAACATGAAAAACAGCCATTGCAGATACGCCTGATTGATTATGACTTCAACGATGATCTGGAAATAAAGATCACATATAACCATCGATTTTTCGATGACCATGAAGTTAAACTTATGGGCAAAAGACTCCTGAATATGTTGAATCATTGTATTCTGGACATTGAAACCCCGGTCGCAAACATTTCGATCCTACCCGATGAAGAACGTGACATTCTGTTAAAAGACTGGAATGAGACCGATGCAGAATATCTGAAGGACAAAACTGTACACCAGTTATTCGAGTCGCGTGTTGTTGAATCACCAGATAATATCGCTCTAATTTTTGACAACGAAAAACTGACCTATGCTGAGCTGAATCGTCGCGCCAATCAGCTGGCACATGCTATCAGACAAAAGTACCAGAACACACATCAAACAGAACTGACACCCAACACTCTCGTAGCTCTTTATCTGGACCGCGGCTTCGACATGATTGTAAGCATCCTTGCGGTTTTGAAAGCTGGAGCGGCTTATGTACCGATTTCCCCGGAATTTCCTGAATCAAGGATCCAGTTTATCCTTGAAGATACGCAGGCTCCCATTCTGATCAGCCAGACATCGCATGCTCAAACGATCAGCCATATTTGCAACAATATATCTTTATCTCCGGAGGTGATGTTCTGTGACGAATATGATCCGCAAAATGATCAATTTACTGACACGCCAAAAAGTAGCTGTAATGCAGACAATCTGGCATATGTTTTGTACACCTCCGGCACAACCGGTCAGCCAAAAGGGGCGATGATCAGACACCGGAATATTTGTCATTTGATCGCGGCCCAGAATGAGCGTTTTAATACCGCACAACATAACTGTGCTTTACAGTTTGCGGCATATGTTTTTGATGCCAGTGCCTTTGAATTATTTGTCAGTTTGGTTTCCGGCCATAAAGTTGTGCTGTGTACCGATGAGCAACATCGCGATCCTGAGATGCTTGCTGAGCTGATCAGACAGCACAATGTCGAAATAGCCACGTTGCCGCCGGCGATTTTGAATCAGATGACCGACTCTGGCCTGGAGTCACTGAAAACTCTCATAACGGCGGGTGAAACTCCAACACCTGATACCCTCAGAAGATTCAGTAAAAACCGGAGCGTACATAATGCCTATGGTCCGACCGAAACAACCGTCTGCGCCTCCTCCTACAAAATTAACAGCAGCCAATACACCTCTGCTGCCAATATCGGCAAGCCATTAATTAATGCCAGGGCCTATGTCCTTGATGCTTCCATGAATCCGGTACCCATTGGTATACCCGGTGAATTGTATGTTGGTGGTGCTGGTTTGGCCGGTGGTTATCTTAATCGTCCGGAATTAACGTCTGAGCGCTTTATCACAAATCCATTTGCGACTGACAATGATAAATGCAATGGCTTCGACTTATTGTATAAAACAGGTGACCTGGTACGCTGGTTGCCCGATGGTAATTTAGAGTACCTGGGTCGTAACGACTTTCAGGTAAAAATCCGTGGTTATCGCATTGAACTTGGAGAAATCGAACACGCCATGACCCGGATACCTGGCATTCGCCAGGCAGTTGTGATTGATCGCGATCGCAATAACAGTAAATATCTGGCAGCTTATTATGTCACTACCAGAAACAACGAATCCTATTTATCCGATGACATAATAAGACACAGGCTGACCGGTCTGCTGCCAGATTATATGGTGCCTGCAACCTTTGTCGAGTTGGAGGCCATACCGATTACCATTAACGGAAAAGTAGACCGGCGCGCACTGCCCGAACCGCAGTCGGATGGTCAGGAAACCTCCACCCCACCGCGAAATGCCATGGAACAAAAAGTCTGCTCTATATGGAGGGAGGTGCTGGGACTGGATCAGGTGGGAATCTATGATGATTTTTTCCGGGTTGGAGGCGATTCAATTACGGCTATCCAACTGGTTTCCAAACTACGCCAATCCGGCTGGACACTGCATGTTAAAGATATTTTTGCATTACCAACCGTTGCCCGACAGGTCACCTTTCTGAACGAACAGACCTCGTTGGAACAAGTGAAAGCAGAGCGCGGAACCTTGACAGGTCGCTTTGATTTACTACCGGTCCAACAGTGGTTTTTTGATTTCGATTGGCCTCACCCAAACCATTGGAATCAGGCGTTTATGATCAAACTGCCGGGCGATATTGATCAACCCGATATCCATCAGGCGCTGTCCAGACTGATAATGCAGCATGACATGCTACGTGTTCGCTTTGAGAATGGTCAGCAGGTTTATCAAACAGATAAGGATGCCTGTCTTCCTGTATTACACAGCCTGAACATTACGACTCTGAACGCGAAACAGCTTGAGCAACAACTGACGGACTGGCAAAGCCACTTTGATATCGAAGACGGCCCGTTATGTTGTGCGGCTCTGCTGACGGGTTATCAGGATGGTATGAATCGACTATGGTTTTCGGCTCACCATCTGGTGATTGATTTTGTTTCCTGGGGCATTATCGCTGATGATCTACGTACCCTGCTGACTCATCAGTCGCTGAACCAAAAAACCAGTAGTTATCGACAATGGGTTGAAGCTATTAAGAGTTATGCGAAACGAAATCAGCAGGAAATTCAATGGTGGAGGGAGCTAACCAACGATTCCACAACTCTTCCAGGTGCTGCCGGACGTCACAGAAAATATTGGTCACTTTCCACAGATAAGACCCAACAATTACTGGGCCAGGCCAATACCGGTTATCACACCGAGACGAAAGACCTGCTATTGGCAGCCCTGGGTATCGCATTATGTGAAACCTTTCAATCTGACAGCCAGCTGATCACCATGGAGGGTCATGGTCGCGAGAGTATTGATGATACTCTGGATGTTTCTCATACCGTTGGCTGGTTTACTACCTTGTATCCTGTCCGATTGACCGGTAACAGGAACATCCATGAAACAATTATCCAGACCAAGGAAATGCTTCGTGCGATCCCTAATAAAGGTATCGGTTATGGCGCGTTGGTTCAGTCTGGCGCGTTACCTCAGGCAAAACTGCCACCGATCAGTTTCAATTATCTTGGTCAACTCAATAAAGGAACACCAAAGGATGTCGCCCAGCCATGGCAACTCGATATAGATGCTGTGGGTGCAACCGTTGCGACCGATAACCGAAGTCAGTTTTTGCTCAGTATCGACTGCGCCGCTTTGGAACAGGGCCTGCAATTAGTCATCGATTCACAGCTTTCAGAACAACAGACTGATGACTTTATTCAATTATTTTCACAAACACTCGAACAGATACTGAGCCAATGTACAAAAATGGGCAGTACCGGGGGAACATACACTGCCAGCGATTTCGGGATGGAGCCGTTGTTTCAACAACGACTGGAGACATTACAGCAAACACACGATATTGAAGCCATATTTCCAGCCAGCAGTCTGCAACAGGGTTTCATTCATCACTACCTGACCCGGCCCGATGACGATGCCTACCGGATGCAACTGGTAGTGGATTATCAACAACCGCTGAATATCGATTGGTACCAACAAGCGTGGATCATGGCAGCACAACGCTTCCCTTCACTGCGCACAGCATTCGACTGGGATGTTCACGTCATTCAAATCATCACCCGTGACCAGAGCATCAACGAGGATAATTTCAACACTCATGATTTGAGCGCATTGTCCGATCAGGAACAACAACGCATCATTGAAGAACTGCAACAGCAGCACCGAAAACCATTTGACCTGAGCAAGCCAGGCTTAATTCGTCTGAGCCTGATCAAGCGCAGTGATCAACTCTACACCTTGATCAAAACTGAACACCACAGTATTACCGATGGCTGGAGCGGCCCGGTGCTGATCGATACGGTGCACCGTTATTACGATGAATTGTGTCAGGGACAACACCAGGAAGTTATCGCGGAAACTGCCTATATTCAGGCACAGCAATATCAAAGACAACAACAGGATAATACACAGCGTTATTGGGCTGCCATCAAGCCACAGTTCATCAAAACCAACGATATCAGTGCCATGTTCGGACAGCGTGTTGATCTGGAAAAAATGCGTGATGTTACGAATCCGACGGATATGGAAATCATCATTACCGGAAAGGATTTCAACGCCCTTAAAGAACTGAGCCGGCAATTAGGAGTCACCGTCAATACCATTTTACAGTTCTCATGGCACAAACTGTTGCAAACGTATACTGGAGATGAACAGACCATCGTCGGCACAATTGTTTCCGGTCGTGATCTGCCCATCACAGATATTGAAAACAGCGTTGGGCTTTATATCAATACCTTACCGTTGGCAATCAACTGGCGTCCTGACATTACGGTTGAACAGATGCTGCAAGACACTCACCAACATATTGCGGCACTCAGCAGCCACAGTCATATTTCATTAGCCGAGTTGCAGCACGATGGTCATCGTCTGTTTCATAGTCTGTTTGTCTTTGAAAACTACCCAATGTCCAATCTGTCACAGACAACCGAGATTGGTACACATATGGTAATACGCGAGTTTTATGAAAAAGCGGATTACCCTCTGGTGGTAAAAGCCTATGAATATGAAGACCGCCTGATGATGACCTTGAATTATAGTCAGGATTGGTTGCAGCCCCTTCAAGCACAACGATTGTGTGACCAGCTGAAACAAATTGTGATGCAGGTGGTATCACAATCAAAACAACCGATCAGAAATATTAATCTTTCTGAATTCGATCAGGTCCAATTACAACGTTGGAACAATACCACTCAGGACTACCCGGTCACCACCTTACTGGATGGCTTCTGTACACAGGTCGAACATGCTCCTCATACCACTGCAGTCATTACCTCCACGGGTTCGATCAGTTATGCTGAACTCAACCGTCAGCGTCTGGCTCTGACGTATCATCTGCTAGACAAAGGCGTTACCCGGTCTCACCTCGTTGGCGTATTAACCGATAAAGGCGAAGCCCAGGTGACCGCCACCCTCGCCATCCTCTCAACCGGTGCTGCCTATCTGCCGCTGAATGTCAGTTGGCCGGCTCACCGTTTGCAGGAAGTACTCATAGCCGGCGGCGTCGAACATCTGCTGATCTCCCGCCAGCAATACCACAACCACCAGCAACAGGCATGGCTGAACAACTATCAACTCACCGTGGTTGAAGATGTCTGCCACCGTGCCAACCCGGATGCGGTTGATCGCACTACCGAGCTCCCCGGTATTCAGCCTGAAGACATCGCTTATGTCATTTTCACATCAGGCAGTACCGGTAAACCCAAAGGCGTCATGACCAGCCATCAAGGGGCTATGAATACCATTACCGCTATTAACCGGGAATTTAACGTCTGTGCCCGTGACCGGGTATTGGCCTTGTCCGATCTGAGCTTCGATCTCTCGGTGTACGACCTGTTCGGTACTCTGGCTGCCGGGGCAACCATCATCTTCCCGGAACAACAGCAGGCACAGAATCCTCAGCACTGGCTCCAACTGGTCGGCCATTATGGCGTCACCCTCTGGAACTCTGTGCCACAACTGATGCAATTACTGGTCGAAGCCGGTGAGAGCAATGCCATGATGCTGAAAACCCTGCGGGTGGTATTAATGAGTGGCGACT from Gynuella sunshinyii YC6258 carries:
- a CDS encoding TRAP transporter large permease, which produces MSYEMIALLMFASMMLMMMTGQRVFAAIGFVAVVAALSMWGTGGSEMGFSAAMKLMKWYPLLTLPLFIYMGFMLSESGIANDLYDMFHVWFGSLRGGLAIGTIILMVVVSAMNGLSVAGMAIGATIAMPELLRRGYDKIMVTGVIQAGSSLGILVPPSVVLVLYGMIARQPVSQLWMAGVFPGLIMASMFVIYVVIRCRIQPELGPVLDSEERDIPLSKKLSLLKAGILPLLIFFLMTGLFLMGITSLVESSAVGAVAATVAALIKRRLTRQVMEDTLRKTLGISCMFMWIILAAMCFGSVFDGLGAVRAIKSLFLEQLGLSPWEVLILMQLSFIIMGTFLDDTAMLVIVAPLYIPLVAAMNFNLIWYGVLYTITCQIAYMTPPFGYNLFLMKAMAPAQVELKDIYQSVTPFVAIMILALMLIMVFPQLALWLPTQYYGG
- the dctP gene encoding TRAP transporter substrate-binding protein DctP, with the protein product MTNRRNFLKKAGVVGAATAIGAPAIKASPSKIKWRFQTYAGPALAEFVIKPSIDAFNKVANGEMEIELFYADQLVPTGELFRAMQKGTIDAVQSDDDSIAAPVDISVFGGYFPFATRYSLDVPVLFEQYGLKQIWEEAYSEVKGVTWLGAGAWDPCNFATKDPINSLEDLKGKRIFTFPTAGRFLSRFGVVPVTLPWEDAEVALQTGELDGLAWSGITEDYTSGWANATNYFLTNNISGAWIGSYFANSKSWDALPEDLQTLFKLCMNSSHYHRQHWYWGGEAKLRTEGTKMKLTTIADAEWAKVEAEAHKFWDEVAKTSDRCARVVKILKEYNAAMDKAGPPYRYS
- a CDS encoding TRAP transporter small permease subunit; the encoded protein is MPIILKKYVKTVEAVNRVVGRMAMYIIFVMIGILLYSSITQAFFVPPMWTLEMAQFTMVAYYLLGGAYSMQLGDHVRMDLIYGRWSDRTKAWVDTFTILFLVFYLVMLLVGGWSSTSYALEYGERSYSSWRPYMAPIKIIACIGIFLMLLQAIAEFFKDIARIRGEQI
- the xrtE gene encoding exosortase E/protease, VPEID-CTERM system; the encoded protein is MHTNNTVPPQHPSQHHSTIIIATLLLLLAGEILFISQTFDAYLLFKRQNLSLWQEIFGQLGRFAKVLTLTIVLVIIQLKARLPEYWQQLNEQFSGRTLLYSLPLHGLSYAALLYFCSRLFTGLDQSIGNIDYFGWLFTAAFTFGFWLMSICRFGFVMQFLKQEKYPLLIAITISLMVWLFTTGTSALWDPLSEGTFTLSAIWLALFNPDLVVVYPNAKILGLGDFVVNIAAACSGYEGIGLITAFTGIYLYLHKGEFRYPHSLLLFPLGITVIWLLNSVRIALLVWVGYYWSKDIAVGGFHSQAGWIMFILTSLLLLWVAGSIRYFRYPTARAVKTVSTDNVPVATLMPMIVLLAVSILTSAFISDFDWLYPLRVIAVVIVLVKYWSRLSLLPYRPGWEPLAAGILVAILWVLLVPQNPEYNNTFQTALDNSSNGIAWGWLLIRFLGAAVTVPIAEELAFRAYLLCRLSRSEVTLRGQINITWVAVAVSSLAFGALHGAWLAGTLAGVIYAVVRMRSDSISAPIVAHSLTNALLFVIALISGYWGLI